A genomic stretch from Nitrospirota bacterium includes:
- the xerD gene encoding site-specific tyrosine recombinase XerD, with the protein MPADAIKAFVSYLSIERGLSRNTAASYALDLKAFAAFLEKQGKEITAFGRDDITAYIGKLKSEGYSTASVRRLISSVKGFCKYLIIERIIAEDPTEALRTPKQWDRLPKALSIDQMRALLEVELPGSTFLRDAAMLELLYASGLRVSEIVAIKINEVNFEAGFLRVFGKGAKERVVPMNRRAADRIRRYLEELRPRMLKNRQSPHLFITNRGMPMTRQRFWQALKGFGKAAGVTLTPHTLRHTFATHLLDGGADLRSVQKMLGHSDITTTQIYTKVSSDRLRKVYTKHHPRAT; encoded by the coding sequence TTGCCTGCAGACGCAATTAAAGCGTTCGTCTCCTATCTCTCGATAGAACGGGGTCTGTCCCGAAATACCGCCGCCTCCTACGCGCTCGATCTGAAGGCGTTCGCCGCGTTCCTCGAGAAGCAGGGAAAAGAGATAACCGCGTTCGGCAGGGACGATATCACCGCGTATATCGGCAAGCTGAAGAGCGAGGGCTACTCGACGGCGAGCGTCCGCCGCCTCATCTCCTCGGTGAAGGGCTTCTGCAAATACCTGATCATCGAGCGGATCATCGCCGAAGACCCTACCGAAGCGCTCCGGACCCCGAAGCAGTGGGACCGGCTCCCGAAGGCACTCAGCATCGACCAGATGAGGGCGCTGCTCGAGGTGGAGCTGCCCGGCAGCACCTTCCTGAGGGACGCCGCCATGCTCGAGCTGCTCTATGCCTCGGGGCTGCGGGTGAGCGAGATCGTGGCGATCAAGATCAACGAGGTCAATTTCGAAGCCGGCTTCCTGCGGGTCTTCGGCAAAGGCGCGAAGGAGCGGGTCGTTCCCATGAACCGGAGGGCGGCGGACCGTATCAGGCGGTATCTCGAGGAGCTCCGGCCCCGGATGCTCAAGAACCGGCAGTCGCCCCACCTCTTCATCACCAACAGGGGAATGCCGATGACGAGGCAGCGGTTCTGGCAGGCGCTGAAAGGTTTCGGGAAAGCGGCGGGGGTCACGCTCACGCCGCATACGCTCCGGCATACCTTCGCGACGCACCTGCTCGACGGCGGGGCGGACCTCCGGTCGGTCCAGAAGATGCTCGGGCATTCCGACATAACGACGACGCAGATTTACACGAAGGTCTCGAGCGACCGGCTCAGGAAGGTCTATACCAAGCATCACCCGCGGGCCACGTAG
- a CDS encoding ribonuclease H-like domain-containing protein: protein MIRHTFSLLNGVGEKLERRIWRRGILTWDEFCTCSEIEGISPERKSIYDNVLMQSSAELSAGNAEYFARIMKRREHWRLFDTFREGAVCLDIETNGFQPGQGGYTTVVGLYDGRTWRSFVRGENLTVEHLNSALAGYKCLITFYGASFDIPFLLRSFPGIRFDIPHFDLCFAARRLDINGGLKKLEALFGIARDEAVRGMDGYAAVKLWDQFRKGSAEARELLLRYNREDTMNLLQLADILYRQLKTATGVEEHLACRRN from the coding sequence GTGATACGACATACCTTCTCGCTGCTCAACGGCGTCGGCGAAAAGCTCGAACGCCGCATCTGGAGAAGAGGCATTCTGACATGGGACGAGTTCTGCACCTGCAGCGAGATCGAGGGGATCAGCCCCGAACGAAAGAGTATCTATGACAACGTGCTGATGCAGTCGTCCGCAGAGCTCAGCGCCGGCAATGCCGAGTACTTCGCCCGGATCATGAAGCGGCGCGAGCATTGGCGCCTGTTCGATACCTTCAGGGAGGGCGCCGTCTGCCTCGACATCGAGACGAACGGCTTCCAGCCCGGGCAGGGGGGCTACACCACGGTCGTCGGGCTCTACGACGGTCGTACCTGGCGCTCCTTCGTGCGCGGGGAGAACCTCACGGTCGAGCATCTCAACAGCGCGCTCGCCGGCTACAAGTGCCTCATCACGTTTTACGGGGCGTCCTTCGACATCCCCTTTCTGCTCCGCTCCTTTCCGGGGATCAGGTTCGATATCCCGCATTTCGACCTCTGCTTCGCCGCCCGGCGGCTCGACATCAACGGCGGCCTGAAGAAGCTCGAGGCGCTCTTCGGCATCGCCCGGGACGAGGCGGTGAGGGGCATGGACGGCTACGCTGCCGTGAAGCTCTGGGACCAGTTCAGGAAGGGGAGCGCGGAGGCCCGCGAATTGCTGCTGCGGTACAACAGAGAGGATACCATGAACCTGCTCCAGCTGGCGGATATACTGTACAGGCAGCTCAAAACGGCGACCGGGGTCGAGGAACATCTTGCCTGCAGACGCAATTAA